The Methanohalophilus portucalensis genome window below encodes:
- a CDS encoding dihydrolipoyl dehydrogenase: MKEYDLIIIGTGSGMNYVGSILQQNPEMNIAVVDKDEPGGICLTRGCIPSKMLLYPAEIVREINSAQKFGISAKINKIDFKFIMDRMRNAIHSDIALIREGLESDDVLDYYHGIARFIAPYTLEVGDETLKAPMIFLCTGSKPFVPPIEGLDSIAYLTSDEVLNMESLPESLIIVGAGYIAAEYGHFFSAMGCKVTVIGNGPRVLQQEEPEISILAKRKMEQYLDIHTGYRVVRVGENNGMKKVTAINSEGDEIIIEAEQILLAAGRTSNSDILHPDKGDIGTDEKSWIKVNENLETTCKNVWAFGDCNGQQLFKHVGNYESTVVFQNAILRQDIMVNYHAVPHAVFSWPEIAGAGLSETEAIESFGKESISIGFEEFENTGKGLAMDLHDYFVKVIIEDNSQQILGIHIIGPQASVLIHQVIPLMYVDGPQTHPLVHSMDIHPSLSEVVKRAFYSQYSIGEYHMVLKEKELEKS; the protein is encoded by the coding sequence ATGAAAGAATATGACTTGATTATCATAGGTACTGGCTCGGGTATGAATTATGTGGGGTCCATCCTCCAGCAAAACCCGGAAATGAATATTGCTGTTGTGGATAAGGATGAACCAGGTGGCATATGTTTAACACGGGGATGCATTCCTTCAAAGATGCTTTTGTATCCGGCTGAAATTGTACGTGAAATAAATTCAGCACAGAAATTTGGTATTTCTGCAAAAATTAATAAGATTGATTTCAAATTTATAATGGACCGAATGAGAAATGCCATTCACTCCGACATTGCCCTGATACGTGAAGGGCTGGAATCTGATGATGTACTGGATTATTATCATGGTATTGCACGGTTTATTGCACCGTATACCCTGGAGGTGGGGGATGAAACTCTCAAAGCTCCAATGATTTTTCTCTGCACAGGCTCAAAGCCCTTCGTACCGCCAATTGAAGGTCTGGATAGCATTGCATATCTAACAAGTGATGAAGTGCTGAATATGGAATCTCTCCCTGAAAGTCTTATAATTGTGGGAGCAGGTTATATAGCAGCTGAATACGGACACTTTTTTTCTGCCATGGGTTGCAAAGTCACTGTTATTGGCAACGGCCCGAGGGTTCTGCAACAGGAAGAGCCCGAAATATCCATTCTTGCAAAAAGGAAGATGGAGCAATATTTAGACATCCATACTGGCTACAGGGTTGTAAGGGTAGGCGAGAATAATGGAATGAAAAAGGTTACTGCGATAAATAGTGAAGGCGATGAGATCATCATTGAAGCTGAACAAATCCTGTTGGCTGCAGGCAGAACCTCCAATTCCGACATTCTGCATCCTGATAAAGGGGATATTGGTACCGATGAAAAAAGCTGGATAAAGGTTAATGAAAATCTTGAAACAACCTGCAAGAATGTCTGGGCTTTCGGTGATTGTAATGGACAGCAGCTTTTCAAACATGTCGGTAACTATGAATCAACTGTTGTATTCCAGAATGCCATTCTCAGACAGGACATAATGGTGAATTATCATGCAGTTCCCCATGCTGTATTTTCCTGGCCCGAGATAGCAGGTGCGGGATTAAGTGAAACAGAAGCAATCGAATCTTTCGGTAAAGAAAGTATTTCGATTGGTTTTGAAGAATTCGAAAATACAGGCAAAGGCCTTGCAATGGATTTGCATGATTATTTTGTGAAAGTAATTATTGAGGACAATTCTCAACAAATCCTTGGAATTCACATTATAGGGCCTCAGGCATCGGTACTTATACATCAGGTAATTCCCTTGATGTATGTCGATGGTCCCCAGACTCATCCGCTTGTACATTCAATGGATATACATCCTTCCCTGAGTGAAGTTGTAAAAAGAGCTTTTTATTCTCAATACTCCATAGGGGAGTATCATATGGTCCTTAAAGAAAAAGAGCTTGAAAAATCTTAA
- a CDS encoding nascent polypeptide-associated complex protein: protein MIPGMGGKGMNPKKMKQMMKQMGISVDEISDVEQVIIRTPDKDIVFNDANVSIMNAQGVDTYQIVGTPEEVAREVEIPEDDVRLVTEQTGVSEDKAKEALKNANGDLAEAIMQLSS from the coding sequence ATGATTCCAGGAATGGGCGGCAAGGGTATGAACCCAAAAAAGATGAAACAGATGATGAAACAGATGGGAATTAGTGTAGATGAAATTTCCGATGTGGAGCAAGTAATCATCCGTACCCCTGACAAAGATATTGTATTCAATGATGCAAACGTAAGCATAATGAATGCACAGGGGGTCGACACATACCAGATCGTTGGCACTCCTGAGGAAGTAGCAAGGGAAGTTGAAATCCCCGAGGATGATGTCAGGCTTGTCACCGAACAGACAGGTGTGTCTGAAGATAAAGCAAAAGAAGCCCTCAAAAATGCCAACGGCGACTTGGCCGAAGCGATTATGCAACTGTCCTCCTGA
- a CDS encoding HesB/IscA family protein — protein sequence MVEITEKAATELRSLMESEDKTDHALRIFVAGMGCSGVQYGMALDNETKEDDVTVTDKEIKIVMANDINEELSEATVDFIETPQGNGFVIDNPSEMSGCGSCGGSCH from the coding sequence ATGGTAGAAATAACAGAAAAGGCAGCAACAGAACTTAGATCCCTTATGGAATCAGAAGACAAAACAGACCACGCATTGAGAATTTTTGTCGCAGGGATGGGTTGCAGTGGTGTACAGTACGGTATGGCACTTGACAATGAAACCAAAGAAGATGATGTTACTGTCACCGACAAGGAAATCAAGATCGTGATGGCAAATGACATCAATGAAGAACTTTCCGAAGCCACAGTAGACTTCATAGAAACCCCTCAAGGCAATGGATTTGTCATCGACAATCCAAGTGAAATGAGTGGATGCGGTTCATGCGGCGGCAGTTGCCACTAA
- a CDS encoding RAD55 family ATPase — protein sequence MDYAFDENMAQKVRTGILGLDVQLGGGVPRGSTILLLAEPGASSEIFAQQFAYGGLTDEENVYYLTSEQPVSEITSEMKNFGWNIENYIESGTMNFVDAYSLRFYNVLPKSYSESLSAKDFIKQNTDPMNLLKATATQERKEKYRGIIDSISYFLRAYELNNVVDTIEIISSVGKATGAVHLITMTAGMHDNIVENNLKNVCDGVIEFRMRERGSEIERSILIRKMRGMIPLNRTIPYNVTEKGIELETTTRVL from the coding sequence ATGGATTACGCTTTCGATGAAAACATGGCACAAAAAGTACGCACAGGAATACTGGGACTTGATGTGCAACTGGGGGGAGGAGTGCCCCGGGGAAGTACGATTCTTTTACTTGCAGAACCCGGAGCCAGCTCTGAAATATTTGCCCAGCAGTTTGCTTATGGGGGGCTAACTGATGAGGAAAACGTTTATTACCTGACATCAGAACAACCGGTCTCCGAAATAACCTCTGAAATGAAAAATTTTGGATGGAACATAGAAAATTACATTGAAAGCGGAACTATGAATTTCGTAGACGCCTACAGCCTTCGCTTTTATAATGTTCTCCCAAAATCATATTCAGAATCCCTTTCTGCGAAAGATTTCATAAAACAAAATACCGATCCTATGAATCTTCTCAAAGCAACTGCTACACAAGAGAGAAAAGAAAAATACAGGGGAATTATAGATTCCATATCTTATTTCCTGCGAGCTTATGAGCTTAATAATGTAGTAGATACAATTGAGATTATATCATCTGTAGGAAAAGCTACAGGTGCCGTCCATCTAATAACAATGACCGCTGGCATGCATGACAATATAGTTGAAAATAATCTGAAAAATGTCTGTGACGGTGTCATTGAATTCAGAATGCGGGAAAGGGGAAGCGAGATCGAAAGGTCCATATTGATTCGCAAGATGAGAGGTATGATCCCCTTAAACCGGACGATTCCCTACAATGTAACCGAGAAGGGAATTGAACTTGAAACTACTACCAGGGTACTTTAA
- the hisI gene encoding phosphoribosyl-AMP cyclohydrolase, translating to MIAIDDLKFKDNLIPAIVQDHQTGEVLMFAYMNRESLEKTLDSDIAHYWSRSRGKLWKKGESSGHIQHVRDILVDCDMDTLLLKVRQDGAACHVGYRSCFYRNIKGDIVGKKVFDPEDIY from the coding sequence ATGATAGCTATAGATGACCTGAAATTCAAAGATAACCTTATTCCGGCAATTGTGCAGGACCATCAGACCGGGGAGGTATTGATGTTTGCATACATGAATCGTGAATCTCTCGAAAAAACCCTTGATAGCGACATTGCACACTACTGGAGCCGCAGTCGTGGGAAGTTGTGGAAAAAAGGGGAGAGTTCGGGCCACATTCAACATGTAAGGGACATCCTCGTGGATTGTGATATGGATACCTTGCTCCTTAAAGTAAGACAGGACGGGGCTGCATGCCATGTGGGTTATAGGTCTTGTTTTTACAGGAATATTAAGGGAGATATAGTTGGTAAAAAGGTCTTTGATCCCGAAGATATTTACTAA
- a CDS encoding PINc/VapC family ATPase — MDNPKALKIVPDTSVVIDGRISQKVKEGEYRGSKILIPEAVVAELEAQANRGLEIGQKGLEELNQLNQFEQEGLIELDFVGERPNLEQVQLAKGGEIDALIRSTAEDFDALFVTGDRLQADFGRARGLEVEYIHPPSAEFIPLHIENFFTDDTMSVHLKNKVSPMAKRGSIGDVRFEKIRDEPCSYGELHQMSRELLERARADNESFTEMSTGGASVLQIRNMRIAISQTPFSDDIEITAVRPVASVKFDEYRLSEQLKERVDMQRGVLISGPPGAGKSTFAAGLAIYLHESGYVVKTMESPRDLQVPREITQYAPLDDDMANTADVLLLVRPDYTIYDEVRKSRDFGIFADMRLAGVGMVGVVHANRAVDAVQRLIGRVELGVIPQVVDTVVFIEKGEVAKVQILDFTVKVPSGMTEADLARPVITVSDFETGKVEYEIYTYGEQVVVMPVALEFKKPAWNLAEGEIREVVENYASGPVEVEMVNDSKAVVKVFEHDVPKVIGKGGSVIDRIEKMLGVHIDVRQFDGQSKKESPMEVRPVIEHTKKHVVLSAPELAKTDVEVFVGEQYLFTATVSRHGDIKVRKGSPIADEIVDGIDEGYPVLIKIL, encoded by the coding sequence ATGGATAATCCTAAAGCTCTGAAGATCGTACCCGATACAAGCGTAGTTATAGATGGCCGCATTTCCCAAAAGGTGAAGGAGGGAGAGTACAGGGGATCAAAGATCCTGATTCCCGAAGCTGTAGTTGCCGAACTGGAAGCCCAGGCAAACAGGGGGCTTGAAATCGGGCAAAAGGGGTTGGAAGAGCTTAATCAGCTTAATCAGTTTGAACAGGAAGGTCTTATAGAGCTTGATTTTGTGGGGGAGCGCCCCAACCTTGAGCAGGTGCAACTTGCAAAAGGAGGGGAAATAGATGCCCTTATACGATCAACTGCAGAGGATTTTGATGCGCTTTTTGTTACGGGGGACAGGCTCCAGGCGGATTTTGGTCGTGCTAGGGGGCTGGAGGTGGAATATATTCATCCACCATCGGCTGAGTTTATTCCTCTGCACATAGAGAATTTCTTCACTGATGACACGATGTCGGTACACCTGAAAAACAAAGTATCCCCGATGGCCAAAAGAGGCAGTATTGGGGACGTGAGATTTGAAAAAATCCGTGATGAACCCTGCAGTTATGGTGAACTGCATCAAATGTCCAGAGAACTTCTGGAGAGGGCCCGGGCTGACAATGAATCTTTCACTGAAATGTCTACTGGAGGAGCTTCCGTTCTGCAGATCCGTAATATGAGGATTGCTATTTCCCAGACACCTTTCTCGGATGATATTGAAATTACAGCTGTGCGTCCGGTAGCCTCTGTGAAATTCGATGAATACAGGCTCAGTGAGCAGCTTAAGGAACGTGTGGATATGCAGAGAGGCGTTCTGATCTCAGGACCTCCGGGTGCGGGGAAATCAACTTTTGCAGCCGGGCTTGCTATATATTTGCATGAAAGTGGTTATGTTGTAAAGACTATGGAATCCCCGCGGGATCTTCAGGTTCCCCGTGAGATCACCCAGTATGCTCCTCTGGATGATGATATGGCCAATACGGCAGATGTACTCTTGCTTGTGAGGCCAGATTATACGATTTATGATGAGGTAAGAAAAAGTAGGGATTTCGGTATTTTTGCTGACATGAGGCTTGCGGGGGTTGGCATGGTCGGTGTAGTACATGCCAACAGGGCAGTAGATGCCGTGCAGCGTCTGATAGGAAGGGTTGAGCTGGGCGTGATTCCGCAGGTAGTGGATACAGTTGTATTTATCGAAAAAGGAGAAGTTGCAAAGGTCCAGATACTGGATTTCACTGTAAAGGTTCCTTCTGGTATGACCGAAGCTGATCTTGCAAGACCGGTAATCACAGTGTCGGATTTTGAAACAGGCAAAGTCGAGTATGAGATTTACACCTATGGTGAGCAGGTAGTTGTGATGCCTGTTGCCCTGGAATTCAAGAAACCTGCCTGGAACCTGGCTGAAGGTGAAATACGTGAGGTTGTGGAAAATTATGCCAGTGGTCCGGTAGAAGTGGAAATGGTAAATGATAGTAAGGCTGTTGTAAAGGTCTTTGAACATGATGTCCCAAAGGTAATAGGAAAGGGAGGTTCTGTGATTGACCGCATTGAAAAAATGCTGGGGGTACATATCGATGTACGCCAGTTTGATGGTCAGTCCAAAAAAGAATCCCCTATGGAAGTCAGGCCGGTAATCGAGCATACGAAGAAACACGTTGTCCTTTCAGCACCGGAACTGGCTAAGACCGATGTGGAGGTTTTTGTAGGTGAGCAATATCTTTTCACTGCAACTGTAAGCAGACATGGAGATATCAAGGTACGTAAAGGTTCTCCAATTGCCGATGAGATTGTTGATGGAATCGATGAGGGTTACCCTGTATTAATAAAAATACTGTAA
- a CDS encoding UDP-glucose dehydrogenase family protein, with protein MKVSIIGSGYVGSVTAACFAELGHEVICIDIDEERVRQLNDGYPPVWEEGLEDLMNKHVGKRLIATSDYDYAVQNSDISFICVGTPSSENGEIDLSIVAAASKSLGESIASKNAYHTVVVKSTVVPGTTEGVVRSILEDYSGHKAGDTLGLAMNPEFLREGRAVHDFLNPDKIVVGSLDRRSDSLVSGLYRDIDCEVTSVNIRTAEMIKYVNNAFLATKISFANEVGNICKRLGIDTYQVMDAVGRDFRINPAFLNSGAGFGGSCFPKDVRALIGSAKDLDYYPSLLESVIEVNELQPLQMVEILEDKLPEIKNKRIAVLGLAFKNDTDDIRESRSIPVIRKLLEKGADIHAYDPLASDNMNKIFPEITYASSAQEALEGAQACLLMTEWDEFRKLNTEFDSMDRKLLIDGRYLLNPEELDDVEYEGLCW; from the coding sequence ATGAAAGTTTCTATTATAGGTTCAGGTTATGTGGGTTCGGTTACAGCAGCCTGTTTTGCCGAACTGGGTCACGAAGTCATCTGTATAGACATTGATGAAGAAAGGGTAAGGCAACTCAATGATGGTTATCCCCCTGTCTGGGAAGAGGGTCTGGAAGACCTTATGAACAAACATGTGGGCAAACGCCTGATCGCCACTTCTGATTATGATTATGCTGTACAGAACTCGGATATATCTTTTATTTGTGTGGGCACACCTTCCTCAGAGAACGGTGAGATTGACCTTTCGATAGTCGCCGCTGCAAGTAAGAGTCTTGGGGAATCAATTGCTTCCAAAAATGCTTATCATACCGTAGTGGTGAAAAGTACGGTTGTACCCGGTACAACAGAAGGGGTAGTTCGTTCCATTCTGGAGGACTATTCCGGACATAAGGCTGGAGATACTCTCGGGCTTGCCATGAATCCCGAATTCCTGCGTGAAGGCCGTGCTGTTCATGATTTCCTGAATCCCGATAAAATAGTGGTAGGCTCCCTTGACAGACGTTCCGATTCCCTGGTATCCGGTCTTTACAGGGATATTGATTGTGAGGTTACCAGCGTAAATATACGTACAGCAGAAATGATCAAGTATGTGAATAATGCTTTTCTGGCCACAAAGATATCTTTTGCCAATGAGGTGGGCAACATCTGCAAACGCCTGGGTATTGACACCTATCAGGTAATGGATGCTGTAGGCAGGGATTTCCGTATAAATCCGGCTTTCCTGAACAGTGGGGCGGGTTTTGGTGGCTCATGTTTCCCCAAGGATGTCCGTGCCCTGATTGGAAGTGCGAAAGATCTGGATTATTATCCTTCCCTGCTGGAATCAGTAATCGAAGTAAATGAACTCCAACCTCTCCAGATGGTTGAGATTCTCGAGGATAAACTACCGGAGATCAAAAATAAAAGGATTGCAGTGCTGGGTCTGGCTTTCAAGAATGACACCGATGATATACGTGAGTCCCGCTCGATTCCCGTTATCAGGAAATTGCTGGAAAAAGGAGCGGATATCCATGCCTATGATCCCCTTGCCTCTGATAATATGAACAAGATCTTCCCCGAAATCACCTATGCATCCAGTGCACAGGAAGCTCTTGAGGGGGCACAGGCCTGCCTGCTGATGACTGAATGGGATGAGTTCAGAAAACTTAACACTGAATTTGATTCGATGGATAGGAAACTCCTGATCGATGGGCGCTATCTTCTCAATCCTGAAGAACTGGACGATGTGGAGTATGAGGGGTTATGCTGGTGA
- the hisH gene encoding imidazole glycerol phosphate synthase subunit HisH gives MKQITIIDYGLGNLRSVQKGLEHAKASVNISMDPEDIENSDGVVLPGVGAFSDAMRNIEPFLDILYDYVESGKPLLGICLGHQMLMTNSEEGGMRDGLGFIPGNVVRFPHSKLKVPHMGWNSLHITQQHPIYEGIENDSYVYFVHSYYVSTDDDHTLASCEYGVEFAASVINERGNVIGTQFHPEKSGEVGLRMLSNFVKMC, from the coding sequence ATGAAACAAATAACCATCATTGATTATGGCCTTGGCAATCTCAGGAGTGTCCAGAAAGGGCTGGAACATGCCAAAGCTTCTGTAAATATCTCTATGGACCCGGAAGACATCGAGAACAGTGATGGGGTAGTGCTGCCCGGTGTAGGGGCGTTTAGTGATGCCATGCGCAACATCGAGCCTTTCCTGGATATACTGTATGATTATGTCGAATCAGGCAAACCCCTGCTTGGCATTTGTCTGGGTCACCAGATGCTTATGACAAATTCCGAAGAAGGAGGCATGCGTGATGGGCTGGGGTTCATTCCCGGTAACGTTGTTCGTTTTCCTCATAGTAAACTTAAAGTTCCACATATGGGGTGGAACTCTCTTCATATAACACAGCAACATCCTATCTATGAGGGCATCGAGAATGATTCCTATGTCTATTTTGTGCATTCCTATTATGTGAGTACTGATGATGATCATACTCTTGCCTCATGTGAATATGGTGTGGAATTTGCGGCATCTGTTATTAACGAGAGGGGTAATGTAATAGGAACCCAGTTCCATCCGGAGAAAAGCGGTGAAGTTGGGTTGAGGATGTTAAGTAATTTTGTTAAAATGTGCTGA
- a CDS encoding AIR synthase-related protein, translated as MDIEGYARHALLRGEEGIADKLADRIMEIKDTDRQHAIALAKAAVEEARATIDVKGDVLSPITSGVTMGQFGVGSRGTGDFYAHEKIAEVIGSTKAAVDSTHLDDSGAVQMEGGDFLIVTIDGIHSRLSDFPFLAGFHVARASLRDVYVMGSRPLALLSDIHVADDGDVAKIFDHVAGITAVSELTDIPLVTGSTLRIGGDMVIGDRMTGGVGAVGVASAMTARERAEIGDVILMTEGAGGGTISTTALYYGMHDVVDETINIKFLQACEALLEKDLDKKVHAMTDVTNGGVRGDAKEISRTAGVKLVFEEENMRGLVNPRVLDMLESLNIDYLGVSLDSLLLIVPPEHEQEILETVQNAGVDIATVGYVEKGQGAELVIDGQRRDFTPRFRESAYTPIKKMVGDTTPDDFEAMSKAVDRAAEEAISKKRRIVEMLGEQ; from the coding sequence ATGGATATTGAAGGCTATGCCAGGCATGCCCTGCTTCGTGGAGAAGAGGGAATTGCCGATAAACTTGCAGATCGTATCATGGAAATAAAGGACACCGACAGACAACATGCTATTGCGCTGGCAAAAGCAGCAGTTGAAGAAGCCAGGGCAACTATAGATGTAAAAGGGGACGTGCTATCTCCTATCACTTCAGGCGTAACAATGGGCCAATTCGGAGTGGGTTCCAGAGGCACCGGTGATTTCTATGCCCATGAAAAAATTGCCGAGGTAATAGGCAGCACCAAAGCTGCAGTAGACAGCACCCATCTGGATGATTCCGGAGCTGTGCAGATGGAAGGAGGGGATTTCCTCATAGTTACAATCGATGGCATCCACTCCAGATTAAGTGATTTCCCTTTCCTTGCAGGTTTCCATGTGGCCAGGGCCTCTTTAAGGGATGTTTATGTAATGGGTTCCAGGCCCCTTGCCCTGCTTTCGGATATCCATGTGGCCGATGATGGGGATGTGGCAAAGATCTTCGACCATGTCGCAGGTATCACCGCGGTATCAGAACTTACAGACATCCCTCTCGTGACCGGAAGTACCCTGCGTATTGGAGGGGATATGGTAATCGGAGATCGAATGACCGGTGGTGTCGGTGCTGTGGGAGTTGCTTCCGCGATGACTGCAAGGGAGAGGGCCGAAATAGGGGATGTGATTCTCATGACAGAAGGTGCAGGTGGCGGAACTATTTCCACAACAGCTCTTTATTACGGGATGCATGATGTGGTGGATGAGACCATCAATATCAAATTCCTCCAGGCATGCGAGGCACTCCTTGAAAAAGACCTGGATAAAAAGGTACATGCGATGACCGATGTTACCAACGGAGGGGTACGCGGTGATGCCAAGGAAATTTCAAGGACTGCAGGAGTCAAGCTTGTCTTTGAAGAGGAAAATATGCGTGGGCTCGTAAACCCCCGGGTCTTAGATATGCTTGAAAGTCTCAATATAGATTATCTGGGTGTATCCCTGGACTCCCTACTTTTAATAGTCCCTCCTGAACATGAGCAGGAAATTCTTGAAACCGTTCAGAATGCCGGTGTCGACATTGCAACAGTTGGTTATGTTGAAAAAGGGCAAGGTGCCGAGCTTGTGATTGACGGGCAGCGCCGGGACTTCACGCCACGTTTCCGTGAATCTGCCTACACACCAATTAAGAAAATGGTCGGAGATACAACTCCCGATGATTTCGAGGCAATGAGCAAAGCGGTTGACAGGGCGGCTGAAGAAGCGATATCCAAAAAGAGACGTATAGTGGAGATGTTGGGGGAGCAGTAA
- a CDS encoding NfeD family protein yields MRVKALFLFLFAFLLLTSAASNASCEKVLVLEMSDSITPVSDDMVNNALAIAETEDYEALIITLNTPGGGLQETLNIIESIDASPVPVIGYVYPEGTKAWSAGTLILISTDMAAMAPFTVIGSAQPVQASPAGGSEPINDSKIINAIVALSKEKASKHDRNVTAAELFITENLNLNAEEAKNSNVVEYIAEDIPDLLEQVDGETIKNRQLNTSGADIVNYEPGLNLYLMNIISNPIISSLLLMIGIYAIVLGISSPGAGAEIFGAILIALGLIGMGFDVNVAALFLIGVGVVLLILELQAPGFGIFGIAGIVCLIAGSIFLVPMDFPRWYTPADVQRSMMFYIVIPTIIIGLFFAFAIYKVVQAKGRKPIIGEEMSGEIAEAIDPISEGNPGYVRYSGEYWKARSEDTISPEEKVEILEKDGPVLIVRKFKGK; encoded by the coding sequence ATGAGGGTAAAGGCCCTTTTCCTATTTCTTTTTGCATTTTTACTATTGACATCTGCAGCATCAAATGCAAGCTGTGAAAAAGTACTGGTACTGGAGATGTCAGATTCCATCACACCGGTATCCGATGATATGGTAAACAATGCACTTGCAATTGCTGAAACCGAAGATTATGAAGCACTGATAATTACCCTGAATACCCCGGGAGGAGGTCTGCAGGAAACCCTCAACATAATAGAGAGCATTGATGCCTCACCTGTGCCTGTAATTGGCTACGTATATCCCGAAGGGACAAAAGCATGGTCTGCCGGAACACTGATCCTTATCAGCACCGACATGGCGGCCATGGCACCATTCACTGTGATTGGTTCGGCCCAGCCTGTACAGGCATCCCCTGCCGGTGGATCAGAGCCCATCAACGATTCTAAGATAATAAATGCCATCGTAGCCCTTTCTAAGGAAAAAGCAAGCAAGCATGACAGGAATGTGACCGCTGCAGAGTTATTCATCACTGAAAATCTCAATCTAAACGCTGAGGAAGCAAAAAACAGCAATGTTGTCGAGTATATAGCAGAAGATATCCCCGATCTGCTTGAACAGGTGGACGGAGAAACTATCAAGAACAGGCAACTCAACACCTCGGGCGCGGACATTGTCAATTATGAGCCAGGCCTGAACCTGTACCTTATGAATATAATTTCCAATCCCATTATTTCTTCCCTGCTGCTAATGATAGGCATTTATGCCATTGTTCTGGGAATTTCCAGCCCGGGAGCAGGTGCGGAAATTTTCGGTGCTATTCTTATAGCCCTGGGTCTGATTGGCATGGGTTTTGATGTCAATGTAGCAGCACTGTTTTTGATTGGTGTGGGGGTGGTCCTGCTGATTCTCGAATTGCAGGCGCCGGGATTTGGCATATTCGGTATTGCAGGAATAGTGTGCCTGATAGCAGGCAGTATATTCCTGGTGCCTATGGATTTCCCACGCTGGTATACGCCAGCAGACGTACAGAGGAGTATGATGTTCTATATTGTTATACCCACAATAATAATCGGACTATTCTTTGCCTTTGCAATATACAAAGTAGTACAGGCTAAGGGACGCAAGCCGATTATAGGCGAAGAAATGAGCGGTGAAATTGCCGAAGCGATAGATCCTATATCCGAAGGGAACCCGGGTTATGTGCGATACAGCGGAGAATACTGGAAAGCACGCTCCGAAGACACCATCAGCCCGGAAGAAAAAGTGGAGATACTGGAAAAGGATGGACCCGTGCTCATTGTCCGTAAGTTTAAGGGGAAGTAA
- a CDS encoding slipin family protein codes for MVEQYIIPALIVLVIILSQSIKVVKEYERVVIFRLGRFSGVKGPGVFFIIPIIDTAVKVDLRIVTIDVPKQAVITYDNVTVAVDAVIYYKVLKPESAVTEVEDYKYATSMLAQTTLRDVVGRIELDEVLSGREEVNKDIQEILDASTDPWGIKVTSVTLRDVSVDEKMLRAIAQQAEAEREKRSRIILSDGEYKAAQKLLDAARLYQEVPTTIKLRELQTIAEVAREGNTIVVTNTSDSGDIAALTEAFTSKNK; via the coding sequence ATGGTAGAACAATATATAATTCCTGCATTAATCGTATTAGTAATAATCCTGTCCCAATCCATCAAAGTGGTAAAGGAGTATGAGCGAGTGGTCATCTTCAGGCTGGGCAGATTTAGCGGAGTGAAGGGTCCGGGTGTATTTTTCATAATTCCTATTATCGATACTGCAGTCAAGGTAGATTTGCGTATCGTAACAATAGATGTCCCGAAACAGGCAGTTATCACCTATGATAACGTTACAGTGGCAGTGGATGCAGTCATCTATTACAAAGTCCTCAAACCCGAATCAGCAGTTACAGAAGTTGAGGATTACAAGTATGCAACCTCAATGCTGGCACAAACAACCCTGCGTGATGTAGTTGGCCGAATAGAACTTGATGAAGTTCTTTCTGGAAGAGAGGAGGTCAACAAGGACATACAGGAGATACTGGATGCGTCCACCGATCCATGGGGAATTAAGGTCACCTCGGTCACCCTGAGGGATGTGAGTGTTGATGAAAAGATGCTCAGGGCCATTGCCCAGCAGGCTGAGGCCGAACGTGAGAAACGGTCCCGTATTATCCTTTCAGATGGAGAGTACAAGGCTGCCCAGAAATTACTTGACGCCGCCAGGCTCTATCAGGAAGTCCCCACCACAATAAAACTGAGGGAGTTGCAGACAATAGCCGAGGTTGCCAGGGAAGGCAACACGATTGTAGTAACCAACACCTCTGACAGTGGAGATATAGCGGCCCTGACCGAAGCATTCACTTCAAAGAACAAATAA